The Zobellia alginiliquefaciens genome contains a region encoding:
- a CDS encoding excinuclease ABC subunit UvrA gives MEQTHDERAKKEGFVTVKGARQHNLKDVSLEIPRDALVVFTGISGSGKSSLAFGTLYAEAQRRYLESVSPYARRLFHQMPIPEVDAIEGLPPAVALQQQRGSGTTRSSVGSVTTLSNLLRMLYSRAGDYPPGQSILYADSFSTNTPEGICPECQGLGRVYQVTEKSMVLDDTLTIREGAIDSWPKAWQGKNLRDILVTLGYDVDTPWKDLPQKDRDWILFTDEQPKVPVYRNLNQKEVQFAIKNNHEPSYMGTYSGAKKLVLHTFANTQSSLMKKRVSKYMISNKCPTCHGKRLRPESLSVTFAGYDIADISRLPLKKLFSIFTPYGNGSAPGLTKLAKSRKEKALVAQRIAEDLVARIDVLLELGLGYLSLERSTPTLSAGEHQRLRLATQVRSNLFGVVYVLDEPSAGLHPADTEALLKTLDRLKASGNSLFIVEHELDVVRHADWLVDVGPNAGEGGGEVLYSGPPAGLQDVSKSKTREHLFNDLPFEKLKPRKPTGWLVLSGITKNNLNNLEASFPLGVMTSVTGISGSGKSSLVSQVLVELMSAQLGNSITSEKEEEEEDLLSPEGTGIQDGEITSGSEHIKRMVVVNQKPIGRTPRSNLATYTGLFDVVRKLFSTTDLAKSRNYKAGRFSFNVGKGRCPNCEGEGAVMVELLFLPSVYAPCPVCEGMRYNPETLEVTYHEKNIAQVLGLTVNEALDFFSEEERVMRPLKVLQEVGLGYLRLGQPATELSGGEAQRIKLAKELQRLNRGKTLYILDEPTTGLHPTDVEKLQLQLARLVDSGNTVIVVEHDMQVIAASDWVIDMGPGAGEEGGNVVIADVPEKVAKNKQSKTALYLSRTLDGQS, from the coding sequence ATGGAACAAACACATGACGAAAGAGCAAAAAAAGAAGGCTTTGTTACCGTAAAAGGCGCAAGACAACATAATCTTAAAGATGTAAGCCTAGAAATTCCTCGTGATGCATTGGTGGTATTTACCGGTATTTCGGGTTCCGGCAAATCATCTCTAGCCTTTGGTACGCTATATGCCGAGGCCCAACGCAGATATCTTGAATCCGTCTCACCCTACGCTCGTCGCCTTTTTCATCAAATGCCAATTCCTGAAGTTGATGCGATCGAAGGTTTACCTCCTGCTGTAGCCTTGCAGCAGCAACGTGGCTCGGGAACTACCCGTTCCTCGGTAGGTTCCGTGACTACCTTATCCAATTTGTTGCGTATGCTGTATTCCCGCGCAGGTGATTATCCGCCAGGTCAGTCCATTTTATATGCCGATTCATTTTCGACCAATACCCCGGAAGGTATCTGCCCGGAATGCCAAGGACTCGGAAGGGTCTACCAAGTTACGGAAAAGAGTATGGTGCTTGATGACACCTTAACCATCAGGGAAGGTGCTATAGACTCATGGCCCAAAGCTTGGCAGGGCAAAAATCTTAGGGATATTTTAGTGACACTTGGCTATGATGTAGATACCCCTTGGAAAGACCTTCCGCAAAAGGACCGGGATTGGATTTTATTTACCGACGAGCAACCAAAGGTTCCGGTATATCGAAACCTAAATCAAAAGGAAGTTCAATTTGCCATTAAAAATAATCACGAACCCAGTTATATGGGCACCTACTCGGGTGCAAAAAAGTTGGTATTGCACACCTTTGCCAATACGCAAAGTTCCTTAATGAAAAAGCGAGTTTCTAAATATATGATCAGCAACAAGTGTCCCACCTGCCATGGTAAACGCTTACGCCCAGAGTCTCTGTCCGTGACTTTTGCGGGTTATGACATTGCTGATATTTCTAGACTACCTTTAAAAAAACTATTCTCCATTTTCACTCCTTATGGAAATGGCTCCGCCCCAGGCCTTACGAAACTAGCCAAAAGTCGCAAAGAGAAGGCGCTAGTGGCACAACGTATTGCCGAAGACCTAGTTGCCAGAATAGACGTTTTATTGGAACTGGGGCTGGGTTATTTATCACTAGAACGAAGTACACCTACCCTATCCGCGGGCGAACACCAACGTTTACGTCTGGCTACGCAGGTGCGCAGTAATTTATTCGGGGTAGTGTATGTTCTAGACGAACCTTCTGCGGGATTGCACCCTGCGGATACCGAAGCTTTGTTAAAAACTTTGGACCGACTGAAAGCTAGCGGGAACTCCCTTTTTATTGTGGAGCACGAACTAGATGTGGTTCGCCATGCAGATTGGCTAGTAGATGTAGGTCCCAATGCCGGTGAAGGTGGTGGCGAGGTTCTATATAGCGGTCCTCCTGCTGGATTGCAAGATGTTTCAAAATCGAAAACAAGGGAACATCTTTTTAATGACCTTCCTTTTGAAAAATTAAAGCCAAGAAAACCAACTGGATGGCTAGTTTTAAGTGGAATTACCAAAAATAACCTAAACAATCTTGAAGCCTCGTTTCCTTTAGGCGTAATGACGAGTGTTACGGGAATTTCTGGATCTGGAAAAAGTAGTCTGGTGAGTCAGGTTTTGGTAGAATTGATGTCCGCTCAACTAGGAAACAGCATTACTTCCGAAAAAGAGGAAGAAGAGGAAGACCTTTTATCACCGGAAGGTACAGGAATACAAGACGGAGAAATTACTTCTGGCTCGGAACATATAAAACGTATGGTTGTTGTCAACCAAAAACCAATTGGTAGAACACCACGTTCCAACTTGGCCACGTACACCGGTTTGTTTGATGTAGTCCGAAAATTATTTTCTACTACAGATTTGGCTAAATCACGTAACTATAAGGCTGGGCGTTTTTCATTTAATGTTGGAAAAGGACGATGTCCCAATTGTGAAGGCGAAGGTGCCGTTATGGTAGAGCTCTTATTTCTGCCCAGCGTTTATGCGCCCTGCCCTGTTTGTGAAGGCATGCGGTACAACCCTGAAACTTTAGAAGTTACCTATCACGAAAAAAACATTGCTCAGGTTCTTGGTTTGACCGTGAACGAAGCCCTAGATTTTTTCAGCGAGGAAGAACGTGTCATGCGTCCCCTAAAGGTATTGCAAGAAGTAGGTTTGGGTTATTTACGTTTAGGGCAACCTGCAACGGAACTTTCTGGTGGTGAAGCACAGCGTATAAAATTGGCAAAAGAACTGCAACGCTTAAACCGAGGCAAAACCCTCTACATTTTGGACGAGCCAACAACAGGTCTACACCCAACGGATGTGGAAAAATTACAACTGCAGTTAGCAAGATTGGTCGATTCCGGCAATACCGTAATTGTGGTAGAACATGATATGCAAGTTATTGCGGCAAGCGATTGGGTAATAGATATGGGCCCGGGTGCAGGAGAAGAAGGAGGAAATGTGGTAATAGCTGATGTACCGGAAAAAGTGGCTAAAAATAAACAGAGCAAAACGGCACTTTATCTATCTAGAACATTAGACGGTCAATCTTAA
- a CDS encoding thiamine pyrophosphate-dependent enzyme — protein sequence MSKNVSEQLLDILQSVGVDKIYGVTGDALNFFVKAIEERDTVDWIGMKHEGNASFAAFGHSQTSNNLAACAGTVGPGALHLINGLYNAKKERTPVIAITGQINQKQQGTNYFQEVDLKKVFDDVCDYQAIIETPEQAPTVIQRAIKIAIANNAVCRIELPANVAEMKAENEQFVHPIKKYVSRLVPEESVVMKATKLLNSAKTVGILAGDGCRESRAAVLELSKKLNAPITHSLRASDIFDHDTDNVVGLTGLIGNPSGYNAVMKCDLLLMLGTDFPYIDFLPHQTKTIQVDIRQENIGNRTSVSLGVWSDISSFLELLNPKIDQKSDTAFLDKLRGNFKDWRANMKKQASPTRNYEPLHPQIFADLVNEHAANDAIFTVETGTSAIWAAHHISFHSQRRLIGSFNHGSMAVGLPSAIGAQFANKNKEIWAFCGDGAFNMSMQDFITAVKHELPIKVLIFNNSELSFVKLEMEEAGLAASLDALHETNVNFAEYAKLCGGDGVRVEHAEDIDAAIIKAKASKKPFIIDAVVNSGALSLPPHIGIKEAIGFGTSKVKEVGQIISGDKGQWENLKKELYSYFD from the coding sequence ATGAGTAAAAATGTATCAGAACAATTACTCGATATTTTACAAAGTGTCGGAGTAGACAAAATATATGGAGTAACGGGCGATGCCTTAAACTTTTTTGTTAAAGCAATAGAAGAACGAGACACTGTTGATTGGATCGGCATGAAACACGAGGGTAACGCATCTTTTGCTGCCTTTGGTCATAGTCAAACAAGCAACAATTTAGCGGCATGTGCAGGTACTGTTGGCCCTGGTGCTTTGCATTTGATTAATGGATTGTACAATGCTAAAAAAGAACGCACGCCAGTTATTGCTATAACAGGTCAAATTAATCAGAAACAACAGGGTACCAATTACTTTCAAGAAGTAGATTTAAAAAAGGTATTTGATGATGTTTGCGATTACCAGGCTATAATTGAAACACCAGAGCAAGCACCAACGGTAATACAACGCGCCATTAAAATTGCGATAGCCAATAATGCAGTGTGCAGAATAGAGTTGCCAGCAAATGTAGCGGAAATGAAAGCCGAGAATGAGCAATTCGTACATCCTATTAAGAAATATGTTTCCCGTTTAGTTCCTGAAGAATCTGTTGTTATGAAAGCTACCAAGCTTTTGAACAGTGCTAAAACGGTAGGTATATTGGCTGGTGATGGATGCAGAGAAAGCAGAGCTGCCGTACTTGAATTATCTAAAAAACTAAATGCACCTATTACCCATAGTTTACGTGCTAGCGATATTTTTGACCATGATACTGACAATGTTGTAGGCCTTACCGGTTTAATAGGAAATCCTTCAGGTTACAATGCCGTCATGAAGTGTGATTTATTACTGATGTTAGGTACTGATTTTCCATACATAGATTTTCTTCCACATCAAACAAAAACGATACAGGTAGATATTCGACAAGAAAATATAGGAAATAGAACTTCGGTTTCACTTGGTGTATGGAGCGATATATCGTCATTTTTAGAATTGTTGAATCCGAAAATTGATCAGAAAAGCGATACAGCGTTTTTAGATAAATTGAGAGGCAATTTTAAGGATTGGAGAGCGAATATGAAAAAGCAGGCCTCCCCTACTCGAAACTATGAACCTTTGCACCCGCAAATATTTGCAGACTTGGTTAACGAGCATGCGGCTAATGATGCCATTTTTACGGTAGAAACGGGTACTTCTGCCATATGGGCTGCACATCATATTTCTTTTCATAGTCAAAGAAGACTTATCGGTTCTTTTAACCATGGTTCTATGGCTGTGGGTTTACCTTCTGCCATAGGTGCTCAGTTTGCGAACAAAAATAAAGAAATATGGGCTTTTTGTGGCGATGGGGCATTTAATATGTCTATGCAAGATTTTATAACGGCCGTTAAACACGAATTACCAATTAAAGTTTTAATATTCAATAATTCAGAGCTAAGCTTTGTTAAATTAGAAATGGAAGAAGCAGGTTTGGCAGCAAGCTTAGATGCTTTACATGAAACCAATGTCAATTTTGCTGAATATGCTAAACTTTGTGGTGGTGATGGTGTAAGGGTCGAGCATGCAGAAGATATCGATGCAGCCATTATAAAAGCTAAAGCAAGTAAAAAACCATTTATTATTGATGCTGTAGTTAATAGTGGAGCATTGTCCTTACCGCCACATATCGGCATAAAAGAAGCTATAGGTTTTGGCACCTCTAAAGTAAAAGAAGTAGGTCAAATAATTAGCGGAGATAAGGGACAATGGGAAAACTTAAAAAAAGAGCTGTATTCTTATTTTGATTGA